The following proteins are co-located in the Silene latifolia isolate original U9 population chromosome 1, ASM4854445v1, whole genome shotgun sequence genome:
- the LOC141657400 gene encoding protein FAR1-RELATED SEQUENCE 5-like, translating to MFIGHFKMLAEIKGFYFAYDKDENKCLTKIIWADKEGINNYKLYGDTILFYPTYGTNKYFMVFTLFTGVNHNKKTVTFAAGLLEFESQESFEWIFTKFLEAMGQHQPQCIITDQCPGIKKACPNIFKNSVHKYYMWHIMQKVPEKVGRAICNDTNFMTDINVIVWDVDLEPEEFEQLENRCLMRTTQRSESSNSYFKRFESHFGTLVEFWMRYNSAIEQQRHSQRQMDTTNEHSMLEKVGPMKVEMHASLVYTHPIFADFQKEVKHAICSMRVGGLTTQGIVEYHDVRAGLKHRNFRVEFFIQTNESKCACKLFERRGIVCGHILWVWNGRQVYKIPEPYVLARWTKKSYRPIVQDETGKVIEDIDEADIKKAEMSKVWSEIYANVRVMDMVKQMKQLQKTLK from the exons atgttcattgggcatttcaaaatgCTTGCTGAAATAAAGGGGTTCTATTTTGCTTATGACAAGGATGAGAACAAATGTTTGACGAAGATTATCTGGGCTGATAAGGAAGGCATAAACAACTACAAATTATATGGAGACACGATCTTGTTTTaccctacttatgggacaaacaaatatttcatggtgtttactcTGTTCACAGGAGTAAACCACAACAAGAAAACAGTGACTTTTGCGGCTGGATTACTTGAATTCGAGAGTCAGGAATCATTCGAATGGATTTTTACAAAATTTCTGGAAGCAATGGGGCAGCATCAACCTCAGTGTATAATAACCGACCAATGCCCTGGAATTAAAAAGGCATGCccaaacattttcaaaaattctGTGCATAAGTACtacatgtggcatatcatgcaaaAAGTGCCTGAAAAAGTGGGAAGAGCAATCTGCAATGACACAAATTTTATGACAGACATAAATGTTATTGTTTGGGATGTTGACTTAGAACCAGAAGAATTTGAACAACTGGAAAACC GTTGTTTGAtgaggacaacccagagatcTGAAAGTTCAAACAGCTATTTCAAACGGTTTGAAAGCCACTTTGGAACCCTTGTTGAGTTCTGGATGAGGTACAATTCTGCAATAGAACAACAAAGGCATTCACAAAGGCAAATGGACACTACCAATGAGCATAGTATGCTCGAGAAAGTAGGACCAATGAAGGTAGAGATGCATGCGTCACTTGTGTACACACATCCTATCTTTGCAGACTTTCAGAAGGAAGTCAAACATGCGATATGCAGCATGAGGGTCGGTGGTTTGACAACACAAGGGATAGTGGAGTACCATGATGTTCGTGCTGGACTGAAGCACAGAAATTTCCGAGTGGAATTTTTCATCCAAACTAACGAGAGCAAATGTGCATGTAAGCTATTTGAGAGGCGTGGCATTGTCTGTGGACATATACTGtgggtgtggaatggtaggcAGGTATACAAGATACCTGAGCCTTATGTTCttgctcgatggacaaagaaatccTACAGACCAATTGTCCAAGATGAAACTGGAAAGGTCATAGAAGACATTGACGAAGCTGACATCAAGAAAGCtgagatgtcaaaggtttggtctgaGATTTATGCAAATGTCAGGGTGATGGACATGGTTAAACAAATGAAGCAACTGCAGAAAACCCTGAAATAG